In Citrus sinensis cultivar Valencia sweet orange chromosome 2, DVS_A1.0, whole genome shotgun sequence, a single genomic region encodes these proteins:
- the LOC102625402 gene encoding primase homolog protein isoform X3 translates to MPVRIMQTGHLSLTNGLATTSSVTVPRRLGRVWSPLLSYPTHVTGNPSLQCNSDAESFGEHKDDTIDISKLTEVKQKLKLVGINCDDSCIPGRYAHLLCPKCKGGGRSLERSLSVHIIQDGDFAMWRCFRVDCGWAGRAFAGSNKIRKVMSSRQVAEKSLGLEPLGEKLIAYLGERMISEGTLQRNSVMQRLHDQAIAFPYWHNGVLVGCKYRSMERKFRQVEGEIDKLSVEEAGFQNCVSVPSGAPPKVSNRELPPREKDTGYQYLWNCKEHLDKVSRIILGTDADTPGHALAEELARRLGKDRCWRVRWPKKDEFSYFKDANEVLKCLGPGALREVIENAELYQLHVSEEALQCTK, encoded by the exons atgcCGGTTAGGATAATGCAAACCGGTCACTTATCTCTAACCAACGGTCTCGCAACAACTTCGTCAGTAACAGTGCCCAGAAGATTAGGCCGCGTTTGGTCGCCCCTGCTGTCGTATCCCACTCACGTCACAGGCAATCCTTCCTTGcaat GTAATAGTGATGCGGAGAGTTTCGGAGAGCATAAGGATGATACTATTGACATCTCGAAGCTTACGGAAGTGAAGCAAAAATTGAAGCTTGTCGGAATAAATTGCGACGATTCTTGTATTCCGGGACGCTATGCTCACTTGTTATGCCCCAAG TGTAAAGGTGGTGGTCGGTCATTGGAGAGGAGTTTGTCTGTTCACATAATCCAAGATGG GGATTTTGCAATGTGGAGGTGTTTTCGAGTTGATTGTGGATGGGCAGGCCGG GCCTTTGCAGGCAGCAACAAGATTAGAAAAGTTATGTCATCGAGACAAGTGGCAGAGAAGAGCTTAGGATTAGAACCACTGGGTGAGAAG TTAATTGCATACTTGGGCGAAAGAATGATATCTGAGGGAACTCTACAGAGAAATTCTGTCATGCAAAGACTTCACGATCAG GCCATAGCTTTCCCTTATTGGCATAATGGTGTGCTTGTTGGCTGCAAATACCGAAGTATGGAGAGAAAATTTCGGCAG GTTGAAGGTGAAATAGACAAGCTTTCAGTGGAGGAAGCGGGCTTTCAGAATTGCGTAAGTGTTCCTTCTGGAGCACCACCAAAAGTTTCTAACAGAGAATTACCACCACGGGAAAAG GACACTGGTTATCAGTATTTATGGAACTGCAAAGAGCATTTGGATAAG GTTTCTCGCATTATTCTGGGAACTGATGCAGATACACCTGGCCATGCCTTGGCTGAAGAGCTAGCACGTCGACTTGGAAAAGACAG ATGCTGGCGTGTACGTTGGCCAAAGAAAGATGAGTTCAGTTACTTCAAAGATGCAAATGAG GTTCTCAAGTGTTTGGGTCCGGGAGCTCTGAGGGAAGTGATTGAAAACGCAGAGTTATATCAGCTACATGTTTCGGAGGAAGCATTACAGTGTACAAAGTAA
- the LOC102625402 gene encoding primase homolog protein isoform X2: MPVRIMQTGHLSLTNGLATTSSVTVPRRLGRVWSPLLSYPTHVTGNSDAESFGEHKDDTIDISKLTEVKQKLKLVGINCDDSCIPGRYAHLLCPKCKGGGRSLERSLSVHIIQDGDFAMWRCFRVDCGWAGRAFAGSNKIRKVMSSRQVAEKSLGLEPLGEKLIAYLGERMISEGTLQRNSVMQRLHDQAIAFPYWHNGVLVGCKYRSMERKFRQEKGTEKWLYGLDDINETAEVIIVEGEIDKLSVEEAGFQNCVSVPSGAPPKVSNRELPPREKDTGYQYLWNCKEHLDKVSRIILGTDADTPGHALAEELARRLGKDRCWRVRWPKKDEFSYFKDANEVLKCLGPGALREVIENAELYQLHVSEEALQCTK, encoded by the exons atgcCGGTTAGGATAATGCAAACCGGTCACTTATCTCTAACCAACGGTCTCGCAACAACTTCGTCAGTAACAGTGCCCAGAAGATTAGGCCGCGTTTGGTCGCCCCTGCTGTCGTATCCCACTCACGTCACAG GTAATAGTGATGCGGAGAGTTTCGGAGAGCATAAGGATGATACTATTGACATCTCGAAGCTTACGGAAGTGAAGCAAAAATTGAAGCTTGTCGGAATAAATTGCGACGATTCTTGTATTCCGGGACGCTATGCTCACTTGTTATGCCCCAAG TGTAAAGGTGGTGGTCGGTCATTGGAGAGGAGTTTGTCTGTTCACATAATCCAAGATGG GGATTTTGCAATGTGGAGGTGTTTTCGAGTTGATTGTGGATGGGCAGGCCGG GCCTTTGCAGGCAGCAACAAGATTAGAAAAGTTATGTCATCGAGACAAGTGGCAGAGAAGAGCTTAGGATTAGAACCACTGGGTGAGAAG TTAATTGCATACTTGGGCGAAAGAATGATATCTGAGGGAACTCTACAGAGAAATTCTGTCATGCAAAGACTTCACGATCAG GCCATAGCTTTCCCTTATTGGCATAATGGTGTGCTTGTTGGCTGCAAATACCGAAGTATGGAGAGAAAATTTCGGCAG GAGAAGGGCACAGAAAAGTGGTTATATGGACTTGATGACATAAATGAAACTGCTGAAGTCATCATT GTTGAAGGTGAAATAGACAAGCTTTCAGTGGAGGAAGCGGGCTTTCAGAATTGCGTAAGTGTTCCTTCTGGAGCACCACCAAAAGTTTCTAACAGAGAATTACCACCACGGGAAAAG GACACTGGTTATCAGTATTTATGGAACTGCAAAGAGCATTTGGATAAG GTTTCTCGCATTATTCTGGGAACTGATGCAGATACACCTGGCCATGCCTTGGCTGAAGAGCTAGCACGTCGACTTGGAAAAGACAG ATGCTGGCGTGTACGTTGGCCAAAGAAAGATGAGTTCAGTTACTTCAAAGATGCAAATGAG GTTCTCAAGTGTTTGGGTCCGGGAGCTCTGAGGGAAGTGATTGAAAACGCAGAGTTATATCAGCTACATGTTTCGGAGGAAGCATTACAGTGTACAAAGTAA
- the LOC102625402 gene encoding primase homolog protein isoform X1 codes for MPVRIMQTGHLSLTNGLATTSSVTVPRRLGRVWSPLLSYPTHVTGNPSLQCNSDAESFGEHKDDTIDISKLTEVKQKLKLVGINCDDSCIPGRYAHLLCPKCKGGGRSLERSLSVHIIQDGDFAMWRCFRVDCGWAGRAFAGSNKIRKVMSSRQVAEKSLGLEPLGEKLIAYLGERMISEGTLQRNSVMQRLHDQAIAFPYWHNGVLVGCKYRSMERKFRQEKGTEKWLYGLDDINETAEVIIVEGEIDKLSVEEAGFQNCVSVPSGAPPKVSNRELPPREKDTGYQYLWNCKEHLDKVSRIILGTDADTPGHALAEELARRLGKDRCWRVRWPKKDEFSYFKDANEVLKCLGPGALREVIENAELYQLHVSEEALQCTK; via the exons atgcCGGTTAGGATAATGCAAACCGGTCACTTATCTCTAACCAACGGTCTCGCAACAACTTCGTCAGTAACAGTGCCCAGAAGATTAGGCCGCGTTTGGTCGCCCCTGCTGTCGTATCCCACTCACGTCACAGGCAATCCTTCCTTGcaat GTAATAGTGATGCGGAGAGTTTCGGAGAGCATAAGGATGATACTATTGACATCTCGAAGCTTACGGAAGTGAAGCAAAAATTGAAGCTTGTCGGAATAAATTGCGACGATTCTTGTATTCCGGGACGCTATGCTCACTTGTTATGCCCCAAG TGTAAAGGTGGTGGTCGGTCATTGGAGAGGAGTTTGTCTGTTCACATAATCCAAGATGG GGATTTTGCAATGTGGAGGTGTTTTCGAGTTGATTGTGGATGGGCAGGCCGG GCCTTTGCAGGCAGCAACAAGATTAGAAAAGTTATGTCATCGAGACAAGTGGCAGAGAAGAGCTTAGGATTAGAACCACTGGGTGAGAAG TTAATTGCATACTTGGGCGAAAGAATGATATCTGAGGGAACTCTACAGAGAAATTCTGTCATGCAAAGACTTCACGATCAG GCCATAGCTTTCCCTTATTGGCATAATGGTGTGCTTGTTGGCTGCAAATACCGAAGTATGGAGAGAAAATTTCGGCAG GAGAAGGGCACAGAAAAGTGGTTATATGGACTTGATGACATAAATGAAACTGCTGAAGTCATCATT GTTGAAGGTGAAATAGACAAGCTTTCAGTGGAGGAAGCGGGCTTTCAGAATTGCGTAAGTGTTCCTTCTGGAGCACCACCAAAAGTTTCTAACAGAGAATTACCACCACGGGAAAAG GACACTGGTTATCAGTATTTATGGAACTGCAAAGAGCATTTGGATAAG GTTTCTCGCATTATTCTGGGAACTGATGCAGATACACCTGGCCATGCCTTGGCTGAAGAGCTAGCACGTCGACTTGGAAAAGACAG ATGCTGGCGTGTACGTTGGCCAAAGAAAGATGAGTTCAGTTACTTCAAAGATGCAAATGAG GTTCTCAAGTGTTTGGGTCCGGGAGCTCTGAGGGAAGTGATTGAAAACGCAGAGTTATATCAGCTACATGTTTCGGAGGAAGCATTACAGTGTACAAAGTAA